From one Colletotrichum destructivum chromosome 3, complete sequence genomic stretch:
- a CDS encoding Putative GIY-YIG endonuclease, Zinc finger, RING/FYVE/PHD-type, GIY-YIG endonuclease superfamily, with translation MPVQSKPIPALYTVYVLRSTVRHASLYIGSTPNPPRRLKQHNGEARGGAARTSRMSLRPWEMVGLVSGFPGMVAALKFEWALNNPHLSLHIPSASRITVSNGVKKNGHPRRPRMSLPSILSNLQLLLSVPSFRRWPLTLHFFAKDVYKAWLSSSADSTEPIPNTLGVVTDFGPDPTASSSDGAAWGIHALPLDYVPIKAYVEKGQSITAFEREGNCVVCKDALPHAQGLLAICPNEACEGVGHLSCWSRHLLHNEGDQQAVVPVQGRCPQCAGHVRWVDMMKELTLRERGAKVVETLLKKKKRRTKT, from the exons ATGCCCGTCCAGTCCAAACCCATACCCGCCCTCTACACGGTGTACGTCCTTCGTTCCACGGTGCGCCACGCGTCTCTCTACATCGGCTCGACACCTAACCCCCCGCGCCGTCTGAAGCAGCACAATGGCGAggctcgcggcggcgctgctcgTACCTCCCGCATGAGCCTGCGGCCCTGGGAGATGGTTGGCCTTGTGTCCGGCTTCCCGGGCATGGTTGCTGCCCTGAAGTTTGA GTGGGCGCTGAACAACCCGCATCTCTCCCTGCACATACCCTCCGCGTCGCGGATTACCGTCTCGAACGGCGTGAAGAAGAATggtcatcctcgtcggcctcgaatGAGCCTGCCTTCCATACTGTCCAACCTGCAGTTATTGTTAAGCGTACCGAGTTTTCGCCGTTGGCCGCTGACACTGCACTTCTTCGCAAAGGATGTGTACAAAGCCTGGCTGTCGTCGTCTGCCGACTCGACCGAGCCTATTCCAAACACACTTGGTGTGGTCACCGACTTCGGCCCTGACCCCACCGCATCTTCTTCAGACGGCGCCGCTTGGGGCATCCATGCCTTGCCTCTGGACTACGTACCAATCAAGGCGTACGTCGAAAAGGGACAGTCCATCACAGCCtttgagagagagggcaACTGTGTTGTGTGCAAAGATGCGCTCCCTCACGCTCAGGGACTGCTGGCGATATGCCCCAACGAAGCCTGCGAAGGCGTCGGCCATCTTTCATGCTGGAGTCGTCATCTGCTCCACAACGAGGGCGACCAACAAGCCGTAGTTCCTGTTCAGGGTCGTTGCCCCCAGTGTGCGGGTCATGTTCGGTGGGTCGATATGATGAAAGAACTGACGCTGCGGGAAAGGGGAGCCAAAGTGGTTGAGACCCttctcaagaagaagaagaggcgaaCCAAGACTTGA
- a CDS encoding Putative serine/threonine-protein kinase, active, whose translation MIPRGLASAFGTPSLEIGQILLGNASRYTIQKKIREGVWIATNPMGNKSIVKGVQGISGAQNEHNVLRKFQGNPFLRPVIDEIQQDAPMIVLRHMDDHLLNATIKKPLTNREIRFVARAVLRGLSTLHKDGYVHTDIKPDNILVNYASDSEADPDLRFSDVQIGDLGASYSVDSDVATKGFLIGAPIWTSPEVLMEVPWGTASDIWAFGSMMIALLHGGDYNPFRPTNARYHDRSYVFEVLRQQSRRFGAIPETYLERARPGKAMAAKALTVGRKVEPLDFRTASHFINRIMRMEAAERPSADQLLEEMSGLFED comes from the exons ATGATCCCCAGAGGTCTTGCTTCCGCCTTCGGGACCCCGTCCCTCGAGATCGGCCAGATCCTTCTCGGAAATGCCAGCCGCTACACAATTCAGAAGAAGATCCGTGAAGGCGTCTGGATTGCTAC AAACCCAATGGGCAACAAGTCCATCGTCAAGGGTGTCCAAGGCATCTCCGGCGCTCAGAATGAGCACAACGTCCTCCGAAAGTTTCAGGGCAACCCTTTCCTCCgccccgtcatcgacgagatccAGCAGGACGCACCCATGATTGTTCTTCGCCACATGGACGACCACCTGCTGAACGCTACAATCAAGAAGCCCCTGACTAACCGCGAGATTCGCttcgtcgcccgcgccgtcctccgGGGGCTTTCCACGCTTCACAAGGACGGCTACGTTCACACCGACATCAAGCCTGATAACATCCTCGTCAACTACGCTTCGGATTCCGAGGCCGACCCCGATCTGCGTTTCTCCGACGTTCAGATTGGTGACCTGGGTGCCTCGTACTCGGTCGATTCTGACGTCGCCACTAAGGGCTTTTTGATTGGTGCTCCCATTTGGACGAGCCCTGAGGTGCTTATGGAGGTTCCCTGGGGAACTGCTAGCGATATCTGGGCCTTTGGTTCCATGATGATTGCCCTTCTTCACGGCGGCGACTACAATCCCTTCCGTCCCACCAACGCTCGCTACCACGACCGCAGCTATGTCTTTGAGGTTCTCCGCCAGCAGTCTCGCCGCTTCGGAGCCATTCCCGAGACCTACCTTGAGCGGGCTCGTCCCGGCAAGGCCATGGCAGCCAAGGCATTGACTGTTGGCCGCAAGGTTGAACCTCTCGACTTTCGCACCGCCTCCCACTTCATCAACCGCATTATGCGTATGGAAGCCGCCGAGCGTCCCTCGGCCGACCAACTTCTCGAAGAGATGTCCGGCTTGTTCGAGGACTAA
- a CDS encoding Putative matrin/U1-C, C2H2-type zinc finger, Zinc finger C2H2-type, SF3A3 domain-containing protein: MGIIEEQRYLHEDLERLEQGIADRISEEPKHIRDRLNRDHEIGQLLDQIQTQSVKLLDIYRDADGQRSREIQNIGTGDPFEEFYGQLKDAREHHAKYPNEQAENSEVRYRVKKPDDGEVMPYIVDRLFTGEEGFGRFFDLHTCHESYLNLPNVKRLSYLQYLEVFDNFSSGYGGLKRTEKLTDQYFKYVGELAEYLESFMRRTRPLENLDKVFLGFDNDFETAWEKDEVVGWQKEEGTNGTAREPSTADAVWCDDCEREFKNENVYRSHLTGRKHIKAAEARKARRDEEGGDGVDGSTNGNKVSATRLKERAVAEREYRVKRLAAAMSTERGDTRVNVERRQGMTERERQQELENILNLSYSAPGGGGGMHGGAAGDGDDDDDDGEDGEEKIYNPLKLPLAWDGKPIPFWLYRLHGLGVEFPCEICGNFVYMGRRAFDKHFNEARHVHGLRCLGITHTSLFRDITSIEEAVNLWDKIQREAKKTKVDEGSVVQMEDADGNVMPEKVYYDLQKQGLL, from the coding sequence ATGGGCATAATCGAAGAGCAGCGCTACCTCcacgaggacctcgagcgcctcgagcAGGGCATCGCCGACCGCATCAGCGAGGAACCAAAACACATTCGCGACCGCCTTAATCGCGATCATGAGatcggccagctgctcgacCAGATCCAGACGCAGTCCGTCAAGCTCCTCGACATTTaccgcgacgccgacggccagcgCTCGCGCGAGATCCAGAACATCGGAACCGGCGACCCCTTTGAGGAGTTCTACGGCCAACTCAAGGACGCCCGCGAGCACCACGCAAAGTATCCCaacgagcaggccgagaacTCGGAGGTGCGCTACCGCGTCAAGAAGCCCGACGATGGTGAGGTCATGCCCTACATCGTCGACCGTCTCTtcaccggcgaggagggcttTGGCCGCTTCTTCGACCTGCACACCTGCCACGAGTCGTACCTCAACCTACCCAACGTCAAGCGCCTGTCGTACCTGCAGTACCTCGAGGTTTTTGACAACTTCAGCTCGGGCTACGGCGGGTTGAAGCGCACCGAGAAGTTGACGGACCAGTACTTCAAGtacgtcggcgagctggccgagtaCCTCGAGTCCTTTATGCGCCGCACGCGGCcgctcgagaacctcgacaaGGTGTTCCTGGGCTTCGACAACGACTTCGAGACAGCCTGGGAGAAGGATGAGGTGGTCGGGTggcagaaggaggagggcacAAACGGCACGGCGCGGGAGCCCAGCACGGCCGACGCAGTGTGGTGCGACGACTGCGAGAGGGAATTCAAGAACGAAAACGTCTATCGTTCACACCTGACGGGCCGCAAGCAtatcaaggccgccgaggcgaggAAAGCGCGCCgcgatgaggagggcggggaCGGGGTGGACGGCAGCACCAACGGCAACAAGGTATCGGCGACGAGGCTCAAGGAGAGGGCGGTCGCCGAACGCGAGTACCGCGTCAAGCGGCTCGCGGCGGCCATGAGCACGGAGCGCGGCGACACGCGGGTCAACGTCGAGCGGCGCCAGGGCATGACGGAGCGCGAGCGTCAGCAGGAGCTCGAAAATATCCTCAACCTGTCGTACTCGGCacctggcggcggcggcggcatgcacggcggcgcggccggcgacggggacgacgatgacgacgacggcgaggacggcgaggagaagatcTACAACCCGCTCAAGCTGCCGCTCGCGTGGGACGGCAAGCCCATCCCCTTCTGGCTGTACCGGCTgcacggcctcggcgtggAGTTCCCCTGCGAGATCTGCGGCAACTTCGTCTACATGGGCCGCCGGGCCTTTGACAAGCACTTCAACGAGGCGCGCCACGTGCACGGCCTGCGGTGCCTGGGCATCACCCACACGAGCCTGTTCCGCGACATCACGAgcatcgaggaggccgtcaacCTATGGGACAAGATCCAGcgcgaggccaagaagaccaaggtcgacgagggcagTGTCGTGCAGATggaggatgccgacggcaacgtcaTGCCGGAGAAGGTCTACTACGATCTGCAGAAGCAGGGCTTGTTGTAg